One Thalassotalea sediminis DNA segment encodes these proteins:
- the rpsF gene encoding 30S ribosomal protein S6, which translates to MRHYEIVFMVHPDQSEQVPGMIQRYTDMINAAEGKITRLEDWGRRQLAYPINKLHKAHYVLINLEAPQAVIDELETSFRYNDVVIRNMIMRTKGAVTEASPMAVAKDDRREVKKEVTEAPAAKVEEKTEEAASEE; encoded by the coding sequence ATGCGTCATTACGAAATCGTATTTATGGTTCACCCTGATCAGAGTGAACAAGTACCTGGTATGATCCAGCGTTACACTGACATGATCAACGCCGCTGAAGGTAAGATTACCCGTCTTGAAGACTGGGGTCGTCGTCAGTTAGCATACCCAATCAATAAATTGCATAAAGCACACTATGTTTTAATTAACTTAGAAGCGCCTCAAGCAGTTATTGACGAACTAGAAACTTCTTTCCGTTATAACGACGTTGTTATTCGTAACATGATCATGCGCACTAAAGGCGCGGTAACTGAAGCATCACCAATGGCTGTTGCTAAAGATGACCGTCGCGAAGTGAAGAAAGAGGTTACAGAAGCGCCAGCTGCTAAAGTTGAAGAAAAAACTGAAGAAGCTGCAAGCGAAGAATAA